The Campylobacter sp. RM10537 genome has a segment encoding these proteins:
- the bamA gene encoding outer membrane protein assembly factor BamA → MKKIISVCLLATLSGATVIKEIKFSGLNHLSNTSALNITGLKIGEKLDLSKVNKAILNLYKQNYFDNIAVKENNGILNIIVTEKPSIAKITVTGIASNDRKQIESILGIKKGNLFDESSAKEACDRIKNYYEARSYFDTIVEYKTKTLNNTDGLELEFIVNRGENIIINNVYLSGAKKLSYSNIEPAVINKEKEFMGWMWGRNDGKLKIFELNNDSARISDEYMKKGYLDVQVSAPYLKTYTDIYQADLTYFIKEGKPYKIKNISIENPLFEEKQNLKTIKNLRSSVGKIINIEDIRKDVKTLETQSADLGYAFVEVYPDIQKNDETHEATINFKVIPHEKVYIRNVIIANNSRTVDRVIRRELYITEGNLYNRTDLTESKNALKRTSYFDDVNIKEKKVDDTHIDLIVDVKEASTGAISGGIGYGSSDGLLLNASLSDTNIFGSGIKSSVSVDKSNDTLSGRISLLDPRVLDSQYSLGGTLYSNDYEWDNYSEKNYGFDITVGRQFARYYNVSLTYNLEQSDIYHLSPTLLRTGYDLGKSIKSSISPALSFNNTDDYYLPRSGIIASTSLEYAGIGGDQKFLSSSTRFNFYQGLQDYIGYDLIYRYKASFYKVWNRGYLPINQRIYLGGIRSIRGFESRTVSPKNEWGDEVGGTIAFANSVELSFPLIDRIKLRGSMFFDYGMIGRKNLDEIKRMSTGVGLEWITPIGPLQLIFAKPLNKKKGDDTSTFEFNLGTRF, encoded by the coding sequence ATGAAAAAAATTATCAGTGTTTGTTTATTGGCCACTTTAAGTGGTGCTACTGTTATAAAAGAAATTAAATTTAGCGGCTTAAATCATCTTTCAAATACAAGTGCGCTTAATATTACTGGCTTAAAAATTGGAGAAAAACTAGATCTTTCTAAGGTTAATAAAGCCATACTTAATCTTTATAAGCAAAATTATTTTGATAATATTGCTGTAAAAGAAAATAATGGAATTTTAAATATTATTGTTACAGAAAAACCAAGTATTGCTAAAATCACTGTTACAGGGATTGCCTCTAATGACCGAAAACAGATTGAAAGCATACTTGGGATTAAAAAGGGTAATTTATTTGATGAATCAAGTGCCAAAGAAGCATGTGATCGAATTAAAAATTACTATGAAGCAAGAAGTTATTTTGACACTATTGTAGAGTATAAAACAAAAACTCTAAACAATACAGATGGCTTAGAGCTTGAATTTATAGTAAATCGTGGGGAAAATATTATTATCAACAATGTTTATTTAAGCGGAGCTAAAAAACTATCTTATTCCAACATAGAACCTGCCGTAATTAATAAAGAAAAAGAATTTATGGGCTGGATGTGGGGAAGAAATGATGGAAAGCTTAAAATATTTGAATTAAACAATGATAGTGCAAGAATTAGCGATGAATACATGAAAAAAGGCTACTTGGATGTACAAGTTTCTGCGCCCTATTTAAAAACTTATACTGATATATATCAAGCCGATTTAACTTATTTTATCAAAGAAGGTAAACCCTATAAAATTAAAAATATTTCTATAGAAAATCCTTTATTTGAAGAAAAACAAAATTTAAAAACAATTAAAAATCTGCGTTCTAGCGTTGGTAAGATTATTAATATTGAAGATATTAGAAAAGATGTAAAAACTTTAGAAACGCAAAGTGCTGATTTGGGTTATGCCTTTGTTGAAGTTTATCCAGATATCCAAAAAAATGATGAAACTCATGAAGCTACAATTAATTTTAAAGTCATTCCTCATGAAAAAGTCTATATCAGAAATGTAATTATTGCAAATAATTCTCGCACAGTGGATCGTGTTATACGTAGAGAATTATATATCACTGAAGGTAATTTATACAATAGAACAGATTTGACTGAATCTAAAAACGCTCTAAAAAGAACTTCTTATTTTGATGATGTTAATATTAAAGAAAAAAAAGTTGATGATACACATATTGATCTTATTGTCGATGTTAAAGAAGCCTCTACAGGTGCAATTTCTGGGGGTATAGGATATGGATCAAGTGATGGATTGCTTTTAAATGCTTCTCTTTCTGATACAAATATTTTTGGCTCAGGGATTAAAAGTTCAGTAAGCGTAGACAAAAGTAATGATACTTTATCAGGAAGAATCAGCTTACTCGATCCAAGAGTTCTTGATAGCCAGTATAGTTTAGGAGGGACTCTTTATTCTAATGATTATGAATGGGATAATTATTCAGAAAAAAACTATGGGTTTGATATTACTGTTGGGCGTCAATTTGCAAGATATTATAATGTAAGTCTAACCTACAATCTAGAGCAAAGTGATATTTACCATCTTAGCCCAACTCTTTTAAGAACAGGTTATGATCTTGGAAAAAGTATTAAAAGTTCTATATCTCCAGCCCTTTCATTTAATAATACGGATGATTATTATCTACCAAGATCAGGAATCATTGCTTCAACAAGCCTTGAATACGCTGGAATTGGTGGAGATCAAAAATTTTTATCCTCAAGTACTAGATTTAATTTTTATCAAGGTTTGCAAGATTATATAGGTTATGACCTTATCTATCGCTACAAAGCAAGTTTTTATAAAGTTTGGAATAGAGGTTATTTACCGATTAATCAAAGAATTTATTTAGGCGGTATTCGCTCAATTCGTGGTTTTGAAAGCAGAACCGTAAGTCCTAAAAATGAATGGGGTGATGAAGTGGGTGGAACTATAGCTTTTGCTAATTCCGTAGAACTTAGCTTTCCTTTAATAGACAGAATAAAACTCCGTGGAAGCATGTTTTTTGATTATGGCATGATTGGGCGCAAAAATTTAGATGAAATCAAGAGAATGAGTACAGGCGTGGGCTTAGAATGGATAACTCCTATTGGGCCTTTACAACTTATCTTTGCTAAACCGTTAAATAAGAAAAAAGGCGATGATACAAGTACTTTTGAATTTAATCTAGGAACACGTTTTTAA
- a CDS encoding M23 family metallopeptidase, whose translation MARRKKKAFYLYFLILVALVAFFIVKENIVKKSLPQILMPDIVYTNLEKPISVHIKDENHSIENVQIILKKDEQDTGTLIADEKIKKLNDITLQVVLPKSSEKSKSFIMEIIVKNDCFWNIFDKDKAKKQIAIIIDNTAPKINILSNSYQIEQGGAASVVFSAKDTNLDQVYIQTNRGKIFKATPYVKDGYYAALIAWDARDDEFRAYVIATDKAGNISKERIRYYFLNRKYKVSNINLTDGFLDGKIENLAQEYAPKDNNFTRFDKFKFVNETLRNDNEKLIHEITSNVLEDKINDFSFNLFLPLKHALKVGDFADHRYYSYNGQFVSDSYHMGIDLASVREAPIISNNSGKVIFAQKNGIYGLNLIVYHGFGVYSLYGHCSSKNINVGENIASQSVIARTGKSGLALGDHLHFGVLVQGVETRPEQWQDRKWIEENIYKVLNTGKKIILGQQQ comes from the coding sequence ATGGCAAGAAGAAAGAAAAAAGCTTTTTATCTGTATTTTTTAATCCTTGTTGCTTTGGTAGCTTTTTTTATTGTAAAAGAAAATATAGTTAAAAAAAGTTTGCCTCAAATTCTTATGCCTGATATTGTCTATACAAATCTTGAAAAACCTATTTCTGTACACATTAAAGATGAGAATCATTCTATTGAGAATGTACAAATCATTTTAAAAAAAGATGAACAAGATACTGGAACACTAATTGCAGATGAAAAAATAAAAAAATTAAATGATATTACTTTACAAGTTGTTTTGCCAAAAAGTAGTGAAAAATCAAAATCTTTTATTATGGAAATTATTGTTAAAAATGATTGTTTTTGGAATATTTTTGATAAAGATAAGGCAAAGAAGCAAATCGCAATTATAATTGATAATACTGCTCCTAAAATAAATATTTTAAGCAATTCCTATCAAATTGAACAAGGTGGAGCAGCAAGCGTTGTATTTTCTGCAAAAGATACTAATTTAGATCAAGTTTATATTCAGACTAATAGAGGAAAAATTTTTAAAGCAACTCCTTATGTTAAAGATGGTTATTATGCAGCTCTTATTGCTTGGGATGCAAGAGATGATGAATTTAGGGCTTATGTTATTGCAACGGATAAGGCCGGAAATATTTCTAAAGAGCGTATAAGATATTATTTTTTAAACAGAAAATACAAAGTCTCTAATATCAATCTTACTGATGGATTTTTAGATGGTAAAATTGAAAATTTAGCCCAAGAATACGCTCCAAAAGATAATAATTTCACGCGTTTTGATAAATTTAAATTTGTCAATGAAACCTTAAGAAATGATAATGAAAAATTGATACATGAAATTACGTCAAATGTTTTAGAGGATAAAATTAATGATTTTTCTTTTAATTTATTTTTGCCACTTAAACATGCGTTAAAAGTTGGGGATTTTGCTGATCATAGATATTATTCTTACAATGGTCAATTTGTTAGCGATTCTTATCATATGGGTATAGATTTAGCTAGCGTTAGAGAAGCCCCAATAATTAGCAATAATTCTGGAAAAGTCATATTTGCACAAAAAAATGGAATTTATGGACTTAATTTGATTGTTTATCATGGATTTGGTGTTTATAGTCTTTATGGACATTGTTCATCTAAAAATATTAATGTTGGTGAAAATATAGCCAGTCAAAGTGTGATTGCAAGAACAGGAAAAAGTGGTTTGGCTCTTGGAGATCATCTACATTTTGGAGTTTTAGTTCAAGGAGTAGAAACGCGTCCAGAGCAGTGGCAAGATAGAAAATGGATCGAGGAAAATATTTATAAAGTTTTAAATACTGGAAAAAAAATAATTTTAGGACAGCAACAATGA
- the lpxC gene encoding UDP-3-O-acyl-N-acetylglucosamine deacetylase: MKQLTLARSVKGVGIGLHKGEPIEITLEPLEADSGIVFFRSDLNVSYKAIPENVINTQMATVLGDDRGFISTIEHLMSAINAYGIDNVRIVLNANEAPVMDGSSISFCMMLDEAGVMELDAPKKIMVIKKSIEVRDGNKFVRLIPTKEPRINYTIKFDNAVIGEQTYNFEFSKKNYIENIARARTFGFLKDVQMLRDKNLALGGSLENTIVVDESRILNPEGLRFKDEFVRHKILDAIGDLTLLGYRVFGDYISFAGSHHLNHLLTKEVLKDKEAYEIVSLEKANVKAYEKVFA, from the coding sequence ATGAAGCAATTAACTTTAGCAAGATCAGTAAAAGGTGTGGGCATAGGGTTGCACAAAGGTGAACCTATTGAGATTACTCTTGAGCCTCTAGAGGCTGATAGTGGTATAGTTTTTTTTAGGAGCGATTTAAATGTAAGTTATAAAGCGATTCCTGAAAATGTAATCAATACTCAAATGGCTACTGTTTTAGGAGATGATCGTGGTTTTATTTCAACTATAGAACATTTAATGAGCGCAATAAATGCTTATGGAATTGATAATGTGAGAATTGTTTTAAATGCAAATGAAGCTCCGGTTATGGATGGATCAAGTATTAGTTTTTGCATGATGCTTGATGAAGCAGGAGTTATGGAACTAGATGCGCCTAAAAAAATTATGGTTATTAAAAAATCAATAGAAGTAAGAGATGGAAATAAATTTGTAAGATTGATACCAACTAAAGAACCTCGTATTAATTATACAATTAAATTTGATAATGCTGTTATAGGTGAGCAAACTTATAATTTTGAATTCAGTAAAAAAAACTATATAGAAAATATAGCAAGAGCTAGAACTTTTGGTTTTTTAAAAGATGTTCAAATGCTTAGAGATAAAAATTTAGCCCTTGGCGGTAGTTTGGAAAATACTATAGTTGTAGATGAGAGTAGAATCTTAAATCCGGAAGGTTTACGTTTTAAGGATGAATTTGTAAGACATAAAATTTTAGATGCTATTGGGGATTTAACCTTGCTTGGATATAGAGTTTTTGGTGATTATATATCTTTTGCTGGAAGCCATCATTTAAATCATTTGCTTACTAAAGAGGTATTAAAAGATAAAGAAGCTTATGAGATAGTTAGCCTTGAAAAAGCAAATGTAAAAGCTTATGAAAAGGTTTTTGCATAA
- a CDS encoding tRNA threonylcarbamoyladenosine biosynthesis protein TsaB gives MLNALSKPLMLGIYKNNLLVKSITSYEKASEFIPKILQELLQDFTFDELIYANGPGSFMGIKISYVSLSTLSIVRNIPLFAISAFELNNNQPISAHKEMCFVKKGDEIFLEKATSGEFVLPLNLSKLNKKNDNLPFYFLPAI, from the coding sequence TTGCTTAATGCCTTATCTAAGCCTTTAATGCTTGGTATTTATAAAAATAATCTTCTAGTAAAAAGTATAACAAGTTATGAAAAAGCGAGTGAATTTATACCTAAAATTTTACAAGAATTACTTCAAGATTTCACCTTTGATGAGCTTATTTATGCTAATGGTCCAGGTTCTTTTATGGGAATTAAAATTTCTTATGTGAGTTTGAGTACTTTAAGTATAGTTAGAAATATCCCATTATTTGCAATTAGTGCATTTGAATTAAATAACAATCAGCCTATTAGTGCCCATAAAGAAATGTGTTTTGTAAAAAAAGGGGATGAAATTTTTTTAGAAAAGGCTACTTCGGGAGAGTTTGTTTTGCCTTTAAATTTAAGCAAGCTTAATAAAAAAAATGATAATCTACCTTTTTATTTTTTACCTGCAATTTAA
- the thrB gene encoding homoserine kinase, with protein MKILVPATSANLGPGFDCLGLSMRLFNSTIIEKSNFFSISVYGEGSENLSLKKNNIFVSIFNEFYERLSGKKEKFRFIFENKIPLSRGLGSSSAVIVGAIGAAFEMAGFKIEKQKILNEALKYENHPDNIAPATLGGFVVSVIENESVFSIKKPIDENLSAVVAIPNVFISTDQSRTALPSSFNLKECVFNLSHSSFLTACFLEKKYDLLAIASKDLIHQTCRMKNLPELFEVQKFALENKALMSTLSGSGSSFFNLVYKEDANYLKQQLKQKFKNFKILVLEFDNKGFEIC; from the coding sequence TTGAAAATTTTAGTACCGGCAACGAGTGCAAATTTAGGGCCAGGGTTTGATTGTCTTGGCTTGAGTATGAGGCTTTTTAATAGCACTATTATCGAAAAATCCAATTTTTTTAGCATTAGCGTTTATGGAGAAGGTAGCGAAAATTTAAGTCTTAAAAAAAATAATATTTTTGTGAGTATTTTTAATGAATTTTATGAAAGATTGAGTGGAAAAAAAGAAAAATTTCGCTTTATTTTTGAAAATAAAATTCCTTTATCTAGAGGACTTGGGAGTTCTTCTGCTGTGATTGTTGGGGCTATTGGTGCAGCTTTTGAAATGGCTGGATTTAAGATTGAAAAACAAAAAATTTTAAATGAGGCTTTAAAATATGAAAATCATCCAGATAATATAGCTCCAGCAACTTTAGGTGGATTTGTGGTTTCTGTGATTGAAAATGAAAGTGTTTTTAGTATAAAAAAACCTATAGATGAAAATTTAAGTGCTGTTGTGGCTATTCCAAATGTATTTATAAGTACAGATCAAAGTCGCACAGCTTTGCCATCAAGTTTTAATCTTAAAGAATGTGTGTTTAATTTATCTCATTCTTCTTTTCTTACAGCTTGTTTTTTGGAAAAAAAATATGATTTATTAGCCATAGCTAGTAAGGATTTAATACACCAAACCTGTAGAATGAAAAATTTACCTGAACTTTTTGAGGTACAAAAATTTGCTCTAGAAAATAAAGCTTTGATGAGTACTCTTTCAGGATCAGGTTCTAGTTTTTTTAATCTTGTATATAAAGAAGATGCAAATTATTTAAAACAGCAACTTAAGCAAAAATTTAAAAATTTTAAAATTTTAGTTTTAGAATTTGATAATAAAGGTTTTGAAATTTGCTAA
- the infB gene encoding translation initiation factor IF-2, protein MAKIRIHEIAKELGYDSKEIIEKANELGLNIKTASNAVEPDVAAGIYEYIQTKVIPEAFKKNIKQTPAKKTKAKIKEDKVQATKITTSAKQEKVEKKEMIKPKEEIKEESKEKVQESLASATLAKRRGLVIVKKKKTEEELVKKEESKNVSELSSNQERINLKTMFSNTDLDDSAKRKKKDKKPNIAVKKESAQKMDLLGNQDFAEISLDDEDEVVLPDFSVKEEEKPNNAIKKQPNFLRQAVGNSVNFAEGGIQRRSRKKPPKKVEKKENEAITSVEIPKEIRVYEFADKIGKSTSEVISKLFMLGMMTTKNDFLDEDAIEILGSEFGIEVSITNEADEFDYVKDYEAQDDEKDLITRAPVITIMGHVDHGKTSLLDFIRKSRIASGEAGGITQHVGAYMVKKNDRKITFIDTPGHEAFTAMRARGASITDIVIIVVAADDGVKPQTKEAINHAKAANVPIIIAINKMDKEGANPDMVKTQLAELEIMPVEWGGSYEFVGVSAKTGMGIEDLLEIVLLQADILELKANPKNYAKASIIESSIQKGRGAVATVIVQNGTLKVGDTVVAGVSYGKIKAMSDDQGKALKEIKPGECGVIVGLSEVAQSGEILIAVKTDKEAREYAAKRYEYNRQKELSKSTKVSIDELGAKIKEGNIKALPVILKADVQGTLEALKASLEKLKNDEIKVNIIHSGVGGITQSDIELASASENSIVLGFNIRPTGEIKERAKDKGVEIKTYNVIYNLLDDVKALLGGMMSPIISEEQLGQAEIRQVINVPKLGQIAGCMVTEGVINRGAKIRLIREGVVVFEGSVSSLKRFKDDVKEVAKGYECGVGIQGCDDMRVGDYIESYKEVEEKVSL, encoded by the coding sequence ATGGCAAAAATTAGAATTCATGAAATCGCGAAAGAATTAGGATATGATAGCAAAGAAATCATTGAAAAGGCAAATGAATTAGGGCTTAATATTAAAACTGCATCAAATGCCGTAGAACCTGATGTTGCTGCCGGAATTTATGAATACATACAAACCAAAGTTATCCCCGAAGCTTTTAAAAAAAATATTAAGCAAACTCCGGCAAAAAAAACAAAGGCCAAAATAAAAGAAGATAAAGTTCAAGCTACAAAAATCACGACTTCAGCAAAACAAGAAAAAGTAGAAAAAAAAGAAATGATCAAGCCAAAAGAAGAAATTAAAGAAGAATCTAAAGAAAAAGTTCAAGAAAGTTTAGCAAGTGCTACTTTAGCAAAAAGAAGAGGTCTTGTGATAGTTAAAAAGAAAAAAACTGAAGAAGAGCTTGTAAAAAAAGAAGAATCAAAAAATGTCTCTGAGCTTTCTTCAAATCAAGAAAGAATTAATTTAAAAACGATGTTTTCAAATACTGATCTTGATGATTCTGCAAAAAGAAAGAAAAAAGATAAAAAACCTAATATTGCAGTAAAAAAAGAAAGTGCTCAAAAAATGGATTTGCTAGGAAATCAAGATTTTGCTGAAATTTCTTTAGATGATGAAGATGAGGTTGTTTTACCTGATTTTAGTGTCAAAGAAGAGGAAAAACCAAATAATGCAATTAAAAAACAGCCTAATTTTTTACGCCAAGCTGTTGGTAATTCTGTTAATTTTGCTGAGGGTGGAATTCAAAGAAGAAGTCGCAAAAAGCCACCTAAAAAAGTAGAAAAAAAAGAAAATGAAGCGATTACAAGTGTTGAAATTCCTAAAGAAATTAGAGTATATGAATTTGCCGATAAAATAGGTAAAAGCACAAGTGAAGTAATTTCAAAACTTTTTATGCTTGGCATGATGACAACTAAGAATGATTTTTTAGATGAAGATGCTATTGAGATTTTGGGCTCTGAATTTGGTATAGAAGTAAGCATTACCAATGAAGCAGATGAATTTGATTATGTAAAAGATTATGAAGCTCAAGATGATGAAAAAGATTTAATTACTAGAGCGCCTGTTATTACGATAATGGGACATGTCGATCATGGTAAAACTTCATTGCTAGATTTTATTAGAAAATCTCGTATTGCAAGCGGCGAAGCAGGTGGAATTACTCAGCACGTGGGTGCTTATATGGTGAAAAAAAATGATCGCAAAATCACATTTATCGATACTCCAGGTCACGAAGCTTTTACAGCAATGCGTGCAAGAGGTGCGAGTATTACCGATATTGTTATTATTGTTGTAGCTGCTGATGATGGGGTTAAGCCTCAAACAAAAGAAGCGATTAATCATGCAAAAGCTGCCAATGTGCCTATTATTATAGCGATTAACAAGATGGATAAAGAGGGTGCAAATCCTGATATGGTAAAAACGCAACTTGCTGAACTTGAGATCATGCCAGTAGAGTGGGGTGGAAGTTATGAATTTGTAGGGGTATCTGCTAAAACTGGAATGGGGATAGAAGATTTACTTGAAATCGTGCTTTTACAGGCTGATATTTTGGAATTAAAGGCAAATCCTAAAAATTATGCAAAAGCAAGTATTATAGAATCTTCTATACAAAAGGGTCGTGGTGCCGTGGCCACTGTAATAGTGCAAAATGGAACTTTAAAAGTAGGTGATACGGTTGTAGCGGGTGTTTCTTATGGAAAAATAAAAGCTATGAGCGATGATCAAGGAAAAGCTCTTAAAGAGATCAAACCAGGCGAATGTGGAGTGATAGTTGGTTTAAGTGAAGTAGCACAATCAGGCGAAATTTTAATCGCTGTTAAGACTGACAAAGAAGCAAGAGAGTATGCAGCTAAACGTTATGAATATAATCGTCAAAAAGAACTTAGCAAATCTACAAAAGTTAGTATTGATGAACTTGGAGCTAAGATCAAAGAAGGCAATATTAAAGCCTTGCCTGTTATTTTAAAAGCGGACGTTCAAGGAACTTTAGAGGCTTTAAAAGCTAGTTTAGAAAAGTTAAAAAATGATGAAATTAAAGTTAATATTATCCATAGTGGAGTAGGTGGAATCACGCAAAGTGATATTGAACTTGCTAGTGCAAGTGAAAATTCTATCGTACTTGGTTTTAATATACGTCCAACAGGAGAAATCAAAGAGCGCGCTAAAGATAAAGGCGTTGAAATAAAAACTTATAATGTTATTTATAATCTTTTAGATGATGTTAAAGCATTGCTCGGAGGTATGATGAGTCCTATTATTTCTGAAGAGCAACTAGGTCAAGCTGAAATCAGACAAGTTATTAATGTGCCAAAATTGGGTCAAATTGCTGGTTGTATGGTTACAGAGGGTGTGATTAATAGAGGAGCTAAAATTCGTCTTATACGAGAAGGCGTAGTAGTTTTTGAAGGAAGCGTAAGCTCTTTAAAACGCTTTAAAGATGATGTTAAAGAGGTTGCAAAAGGCTATGAATGTGGAGTTGGTATACAAGGATGTGATGATATGAGAGTAGGCGATTATATAGAAAGCTATAAAGAAGTTGAAGAAAAAGTGAGTCTATGA
- the rbfA gene encoding 30S ribosome-binding factor RbfA has protein sequence MNPSEIKKLRTESILKELIPEALANLDDENLKNLCVVDVECKKGRYDAFVYLDKMFFNTHEQEKILNTLKKASKALQNYCMSEQGWYRCPNFHFKFDDRLEYQNHMDALFEKIKKEKNES, from the coding sequence ATGAATCCATCTGAGATTAAAAAATTACGCACAGAAAGCATTTTAAAAGAGCTTATTCCTGAAGCTTTGGCAAATTTAGATGATGAAAATTTGAAAAATCTTTGCGTTGTGGATGTAGAATGTAAAAAGGGTAGATATGATGCTTTTGTATATCTTGATAAGATGTTTTTTAACACTCATGAGCAAGAAAAAATTCTCAATACTTTAAAAAAGGCATCAAAGGCATTGCAAAATTATTGTATGAGTGAACAAGGTTGGTATCGCTGTCCGAATTTTCATTTTAAATTTGATGATAGGCTTGAATATCAAAATCATATGGATGCACTTTTTGAAAAGATAAAAAAGGAAAAAAATGAATCTTGA
- the rimP gene encoding ribosome maturation factor RimP codes for MNLEALCKEANLELYDSELVSENGKKIYRIYVMNPLNEKGERVGINLDDCARLSEILSPIFDVEPPVSGEYFLEVSSCGLERKLGKIEHFEKSINELVKITTNEKEKIEAKILSVENGNINLQTLDNEKITLKFSDIKKAKTFVQW; via the coding sequence ATGAATCTTGAGGCCTTATGCAAAGAAGCAAATTTAGAACTTTATGATAGTGAATTAGTCAGTGAAAATGGAAAAAAAATTTATCGAATTTATGTGATGAATCCTTTAAATGAAAAAGGTGAAAGAGTGGGGATAAATTTGGATGATTGCGCTAGACTTAGTGAGATTTTATCGCCTATTTTTGATGTAGAGCCACCTGTAAGTGGAGAGTATTTTTTAGAAGTTTCAAGCTGTGGGCTTGAAAGAAAGCTTGGTAAAATAGAACATTTTGAAAAAAGTATCAATGAGCTTGTAAAAATCACAACCAATGAAAAAGAAAAAATCGAAGCAAAAATTCTTAGCGTTGAAAATGGAAATATAAATTTACAAACCTTAGATAATGAAAAAATCACTCTTAAATTTAGTGATATAAAAAAAGCTAAAACTTTTGTGCAGTGGTAG